In one Lycium barbarum isolate Lr01 chromosome 7, ASM1917538v2, whole genome shotgun sequence genomic region, the following are encoded:
- the LOC132602505 gene encoding basic blue protein-like, whose amino-acid sequence MADFATKLMCLFLILGLAAPSLATEYVIGGSAGWDLNVDLSLWLNRKIFKVGDVLVFNYDPKLHNLVRVDLVGFTTCLPLNILSIDTSGNTIITLDKPGVFYYISSLFTDCLSGLKIKITVL is encoded by the exons ATGGCAGATTTTGCAACAAAATTGATGTGCTTGTTCCTCATTCTTGGCCTTGCTGCCCCTAGCCTGGCCACTGAATACGTGATTGGCGGCTCAGCTGGTTGGGACCTAAACGTTGATCTTAGTTTGTGGCTTAACAGAAAGATCTTTAAGGTTGGCGACGTTCTTG ttttCAACTACGACCCAAAACTCCACAACTTGGTTCGAGTAGACCTCGTGGGTTTTACTACTTGCCTTCCACTCAATATATTGAGCATTGATACCAGCGGGAATACCATTATCACTCTTGACAAACCTGGAGTTTTCTACTACATTTCTTCTCTTTTCACCGATTGCCTTAGCGGTCTCAAGATCAAAATTACTGTACTTTGA